In Necator americanus strain Aroian chromosome IV, whole genome shotgun sequence, the following proteins share a genomic window:
- a CDS encoding hypothetical protein (NECATOR_CHRIV.G14897.T1) gives MPSQCRDPGQLDVMERPPMNQEEFDRRFEYELPHEHTSICFKVAVVTRKFWRPFTSPRNFAKTIVSFIPILYWLPRYQFKTNLLHDAIGGLTVGIMHVPQGIAYALLAGVDPVIGLYTSFFPVLAYMAFGTSPQCSTGTFAVVALMTGNAVKRLAVTPLDEDPLTNLTMSSDGPTPIQVASALSVLIGMIQTAVAILGLDFVTTYFSDELVGGFTTGASMHVFITQLKDVAGITGLRRRDGVANALLKVYDLCEAIGRTNLMTLGLSAVTMLVLVLGKDLINPLVQKRLRCPVPIPFELIAVIGGTLVCQFAQLKTNFNVTTVGYIPTGLPAPIFPHVDLFSSLILDAISISVVVMAIHVSLSKILAKRFQYDVNTNQEFYAMGFTSMISGFFPVFPHSSSLSRTMVSVSAGTKTQLSGLFSSIFIFIIVQFSGSWLQPLPMCVLASIIVVALLGMFEKFAQLSKLWQLSKIDFSIWVVAFVATVAIDVMQGLAIAILFALFTTVVREQWPKWHILANISGTNDFRDVERYRHIYFFNSVCVLRFDSPLLFTNVERFRKIVDKLAKDWDGVKCCGKIDKRHLIPGEKTEKHEIASNSSHTTKKYLIIDCSGFAYVDVMGVNGLKEIYEEMKAKNIQVSFAAAKAPVRELFEASGLYATVAKTNFYPTIYDAVSYAQLEKSTLQMDEVVLHENSYANSIVNTTDETFESSDTSNGHKSVESSRTRH, from the exons ATGCCGTCGCAGTGCAGGGACCCTGGACAGTTAGATGTCATGGAGAGGCCACCAATGAACCAG GAAGAATTCGACAGACGGTTTGAATACGAGTTGCCCCATGAACACACTAGCATATGTTTTAAAGTAGCCGTCGTGacaagaaaattctggaggcCTTTCACATCACCGAGGAATTTCGCCAAAAcaattgtttcttttattccaATATTGTATTGGTTACCTAG ATACCAGTTCAAGACAAACCTTTTACATGATGCCATCGGTGGACTGACAGTTGGAATAATGCATGTACCACAAG GAATCGCTTACGCGCTACTGGCAGGTGTTGATCCAGTGATCGGTCTGTACACTTCGTTCTTTCCGGTTCTTGCGTATATGGCTTTCGGTACCTCGCCACAGTGTTCTACTG GAACATTCGCTGTCGTTGCCCTTATGACCGGTAACGCAGTGAAGAGACTAGCTGTTACACCGTTAGATGAGGATCCACTTACAAATCTGACAATGTCGTCGGATGGTCCCACGCCGATACAAGTCGCCTCTGCACTCTCTGTACTCATAGGAATGATACAG ACGGCCGTAGCGATTCTTGGTTTGGATTTTGTCACCACATACTTCTCGGATGAACTTGTGGGTGGATTCACTACTGGTGCTTCTATGCATGTATTCATCACTCAACTGAAGGATGTGGCAGGAATTACTGGACTGCGCAGACGTGACGGCGTTGCAAACGCTTTACTG AAAGTCTATGATCTATGTGAAGCAATCGGTCGCACGAATCTTATGACACTTGGTTTATCCGCTGTAACCATGCTTGTACTTGTTCTTGGAAAAGATCTCATTAATCCACTTGTGCAGAAACGGCTTCGCTGCCCAGTCCCTATTCCTTTTGAGCTTATCGCG GTTATCGGTGGAACACTTGTATGCCAATTCGCACAACTGAAAACTAATTTTAATGTGACGACGGTCGGATATATACCCACTGG TCTGCCAGCACCGATATTTCCACACGTCGATCTCTTTTCATCACTTATTTTGGATGCGATTTCAATTTCAGTTGTAGTGATGGCTATTCATGTTTCATTATCAAAAATTCTAGCCAAGAGGTTCCAGTATGATGTGAACACTAATCAG GAATTCTATGCAATGGGTTTCACATCGATGATCAGCGGATTTTTCCCAGTATTTCCGCATTCGAGTAGTCTTTCTCGTACTATGGTCAGCGTTAGTGCCGGGACGAAAACGCAG CTTTCCGGTCTCTTCTCAAGCATATTTATCTTCATCATTGTGCAATTCAGTGGCTCATGGCTGCAACCTTTGCCAATG TGCGTCTTGGCTTCCATTATTGTAGTGGCACTACtaggaatgtttgaaaaatttgcacaATTATCAAAATTGTGGCAGTTGTCCAAGATCGATTTC AGTATATGGGTGGTCGCCTTTGTCGCTACTGTAGCTATAGACGTTATGCAAGGTTTAGCCATTGCTATATTGTTCGCTTTATTTACTACGGTAGTTCGGGAGCAATG GCCAAAATGGCACATTTTGGCAAATATTTCTGGGACGAACGATTTCCGAGATGTGGAAAGATATCGGCACATTTACTTCTTCAAC AGCGTATGTGTATTACGATTCGATTCACCATTACTCTTCACGAATGTGGAAAGATTCCGGAAAATTGTGGATAAGTTGGCGAAGGATTGGGACGGTGTAAAGTGCTGCGGTAAAATCGACAAGAGGCACCTTATTCCCGGAGAGAAAACTGAA AAACATGAAATCGCAAGCAATTCGTCGCACACGACAAAAAAGTATTTGATTATCGATTGCTCCGGATTCGCCTACGTTGACGTCATGGGAGTCAACGGCTTAAAGGAG aTCTATGAAGAGATGAAGGCCAAGAATATCCAAGTTTCATTTGCGGCTGCTAAAG CCCCGGTTCGAGAATTATTCGAAGCAAGCGGCCTCTATGCAACCGTAGCAAAGACAAACTTCTATCCCACCATCTACGATGCTGTATCGTATGCTCAGCTCGAGAA GTCTACGTTACAAATGGACGAGGTCGTGTTGCATGAGAACTCGTATGCGAACAGCATTGTGAACACCACAGATGAAACTTTCGAATCGTCGGACACTTCTAATGGCCATAAATCAGTAGAAAGTAGCCGGACGAGACATTAG